In Thermomonas paludicola, the following are encoded in one genomic region:
- a CDS encoding TfoX/Sxy family protein, with protein MRNIGPKSAAWLRQVGLRSLEDITAIGTVEAFMKVRRAGFKPSLNLLYSLEGALQDCHWQEIPEARRSELVQAADAAIALLPPPRGRPAAAPVTTTHHEVADSPAFALFDDERDPPAPVD; from the coding sequence ATGCGCAACATCGGCCCGAAATCAGCGGCCTGGCTGCGCCAGGTGGGCCTGCGCTCGCTGGAGGACATCACCGCCATCGGCACGGTGGAAGCGTTCATGAAGGTGCGCCGCGCCGGCTTCAAGCCCAGCCTCAATCTGCTGTACTCGCTGGAAGGCGCGCTGCAGGACTGCCACTGGCAGGAAATTCCGGAGGCGCGCCGCAGCGAATTGGTGCAGGCCGCCGACGCCGCCATCGCGCTGCTGCCACCGCCGCGCGGCCGACCTGCGGCGGCGCCGGTGACCACGACCCATCACGAGGTTGCCGATTCCCCCGCCTTCGCGCTGTTCGATGACGAGCGCGACCCGCCGGCGCCAGTCGACTGA